The Verrucomicrobiota bacterium genome includes the window CGCCTGGTGTTCAAATTGGTATCAAGCTAAATCTGGCAGATGCGGTGTTCTGAGCCTTGGTACGGGCCATTCTCAAGAAATATGAAAGTCAGGACGTTCAATATCACGCCTTGCGCACGCGGCAGGCCGGCCAGAAGCGCTTTGTTTCCGTGCATATTCTTGTCCCAGGAGATTGGTCGGTGATGAATGGTCACCGATTGTGCGAACG containing:
- a CDS encoding cation transporter dimerization domain-containing protein, giving the protein MVRAILKKYESQDVQYHALRTRQAGQKRFVSVHILVPGDWSVMNGHRLCERIETDIDEQLPAAIVFTHLEALEDPASFEDTRLERKLPRSEKSPGSS